The Hyphomicrobiales bacterium nucleotide sequence AGAAGCTGGGCCGGCTGGCCGGCGCGGGTTACGCGCAGAGCGTTTGTGATCTTGGCCGGCTTCTGGTTCGCGTCGATCGTGAAGATCGTCGGCTGCATGGCGTAGAAGGAATCGTTCACGGCGTAGAGGATGCCGGGTCGTTCCGGATCGGCGGCAAGACCCGATATCGCGCCCCAGCCGACCGGACGGCCGTTTCCGTCCACGCCGGAGACGAGCATTGGGTAGGCTGCCTCACCTTCCGCGCGGCGGTAGATCGTGACATGCGAGCGCACGCCGCCGTCCTCGATCAGATCCACCTCATTGGAGACGGCGAGGAGATCGCGATCCGGAATGGCGACGGCGCCCTCCGGCCCGAGGCCCGAGGGGAGCAACTGCAAGAATTCTGGTTCGGCGCCGGTATCTCTGTAGACCCCGACGACCGAGCCGCGCTCGGACAGCCCGAAGATGTAGGTCGTGTCGCCGAAGGTCTTGACCTCGAGGCCCTCCGGTTCGACGCCCTTGTTGCCGGAGCGCTTCTCCGGGTAGTGGCCGGCCGCGGCGACGCGGTATTCAAAATCGAGGCCGGATTCGTAGAGCAGTTCGCCCGTCTTGCTAAAGATTGAGAAACCGCGCGAGCCGCCCTCGTAGTCTCCCTCGTTAGCGATGACAATGCGGTCATCGTCGAGCCACTGAACGGCGTCCGGTTCGCGGGCGACGGCCGTCAACGTTCCGTCGAAAGTGAGTGCGCCTTCTTCCTGGGTGTCGACGGCAGCAAGATCTACCGTGCCGGCGGTGAAGTGGGAAATGACCCTGCCGTCTGTGCCGCTCAGGATCACGACGTGATTGTTTTCCTGAAGCGTGACGGCGATTTCGTTTCGGGCGTTGATATCGACGAATTCTGGCTCCGGGTCGTCACCGGCGAACGATGCGAGCCCCGTTAACTCGGCGACAATCTTGCTTGCGCAGTCCGGCGTGCCGTTCGTGAGCTTGAATATCGTCACATTGCCCGCCGGCATTTGCGGGATCGCGCCGCCGTTCTTGTCCTCGTCGCGCTCGTTCTCAATCGCGATCGCGACAATGGAACCGTCCGGAGAGACCGCGACTGAATCCGGCTGGCCGCCGAGGTCGCAGTAGGCTTCTACCGACTTGGAGCCAAGGCCGATCACTGCGAGTTTCCCGGATGGATTGGTGTAGCTCTCTGACGTATTGACGCCTGCGAGCACCTTGTCGCCCACGAGGGCAACGGAGGTCGGCTCGCCGTCCATCTTGACTGTGCCGGCCGGCTTCGGATTGGCCGGGTCGGCAATATCAATAAATCCGACCATGTTGGCGGGGCTGTCGGAATAGACAAGCGTCATCCCATCTCCGCTTGCGGTGATGATTTCGGCGGACGTTTCCGTCTTCTGATCCATATCCGCCGGAAGGTTCGTGTTCACCGCGAATGATGCGATGCGGTTGAAAACTGGTTCGGCCAAAGCGCGGCCGGTGGGTGCCAGAGTCGCGGTGGCGGCGACCAAGGCCATGATTGCGGGTTTCATCATCGGTTATCTCTCTTCAGGAAAGGGGTGGTGTCGACCATGGCGTGGCCACATGTCGCCGATGTGACAATTGCGACAACCTTTTGCGACAGAACCGGTCGTTAGATGATTTAAGGCGCACGTCGAACCAGCGCTCACGGGCGCAGCCGCGCCTCGACAGGCGCGTAAGGATCGGGATGGCCGAGGTTGCCTAAACCTGTGCCGCGGCCAACAGCCGCGAGGAGGTTCCGTCACCAAATTGTCAAGGCACCTGACTATGAAGCGGTCGAGCGTCACAGCGCAGGGCTCGGGAGAGGGAAGTGACACGAAGTTCCGGGTCCGCGAACTTACAGATTGAGGATTGCAAGCAAAGTGAGCCCGGTTGGCACGCAAGCGAAATACTGGAACCTCCTTTCGGATCGGCTAACCCCGACGATCATCAAAGGCTTATGCACCGTGTTGATCGGTGTGTTGGCCCTGTGGATGGGCGCAGGCATTGCGCGCATGGTGCTCGACTTGGGCGGACTGCTGGACGGAAGTTGGGCAAGGCTTGCCGAGCACACCATTGTCAATGCGCTGATCATGTTGGCGCTCCTCGAG carries:
- a CDS encoding esterase-like activity of phytase family protein, which produces MALVAATATLAPTGRALAEPVFNRIASFAVNTNLPADMDQKTETSAEIITASGDGMTLVYSDSPANMVGFIDIADPANPKPAGTVKMDGEPTSVALVGDKVLAGVNTSESYTNPSGKLAVIGLGSKSVEAYCDLGGQPDSVAVSPDGSIVAIAIENERDEDKNGGAIPQMPAGNVTIFKLTNGTPDCASKIVAELTGLASFAGDDPEPEFVDINARNEIAVTLQENNHVVILSGTDGRVISHFTAGTVDLAAVDTQEEGALTFDGTLTAVAREPDAVQWLDDDRIVIANEGDYEGGSRGFSIFSKTGELLYESGLDFEYRVAAAGHYPEKRSGNKGVEPEGLEVKTFGDTTYIFGLSERGSVVGVYRDTGAEPEFLQLLPSGLGPEGAVAIPDRDLLAVSNEVDLIEDGGVRSHVTIYRRAEGEAAYPMLVSGVDGNGRPVGWGAISGLAADPERPGILYAVNDSFYAMQPTIFTIDANQKPAKITNALRVTRAGQPAQLLDQEGIVADGNGGFWIASEGRTDRGIPHAIYHVNSKGEIKQTIGLPEELSANEIRFGFEGITAVGAGDDMTLWMAVQREWREDPNGFVKLVAYNLKKKEWGAVRYALDKPETGWIGLSEITSHGDYVYVLERDNQIGAAAKVKKLYRVALSEMKPAKLGGELPVVGKEEVRDFIPDLTKTGGYVVDKIEGFAIDAAGNGYAVTDNDGVDDSNGETLFFSIGKM
- a CDS encoding phosphate-starvation-inducible PsiE family protein, with amino-acid sequence MSPVGTQAKYWNLLSDRLTPTIIKGLCTVLIGVLALWMGAGIARMVLDLGGLLDGSWARLAEHTIVNALIMLALLEVIRTLQAYLKLGRVRVTFILDTALVVLIGELMGLWFKEYEPDKVLLGMAAIALLIGLRFLTAKLSPNSEHGNGAA